The region ccgctggcgggcttatgtgagggcggcaatgaaccttcgggttccttaaaagccatttgtaagtaagtaagtaagtaagtctattaTGTTGGGATTGTATTCATTTTCTTGTGATGTGTATTTGATGGGAATTAGTCAACTAGGTATCTATAACTCAGTTCTATTTAACACGTGAATGTTATATATTGTATtcaagtaataattattaaataccaaTGTATTATGTCTGCTTATCAGCATTTCTTTCCTTTAAATTTGCATGTGATGTATTGCAGTGGTGGATCAAAGGAAATTGAGTGCTACAAGGACATTGCTGAGTTCCGCAAGGAGACGGGGTGCACCAGTGTGATGTTGGCACGTGCCGCTCAGTGGAACTGCTCCATATTCCGGCCTGAAGGCATGCTGCCCCTGGATGAAGTCATTGCAGCGTACCTCCGTTACGCTGTGGATTATGACAACGCACCTGCCAATACCAAGTACTGTGTGCAGAACATGCTGAGGGACCTGCAGGAGACTCCGAGAGGCAAGAAGTTTCTTGAGGCGCAGACACTGCAGCAGATGTGGTGAGTGCAGTGTAAAACTGTATATATACTCATGGGCGGCTTATAGAAGTCTTCGTGGCAGTCATGCAGTACAGCTGTTCCAAAATTTTGAATCAACTATTTTTATGGTCCCACACCGTGTCGTcatgatctaaggcatcctgcctaggactcgcattacgaaattcgcactggttcgagtcctcatgggaaaataaattttgtcatgaaatttcggccagtgtatggaaccagtgcccacccaacttcgtgatgcacttggggagctatgataggtagcgaaattcatTGCGAAAGCCAggtataacagctggggggattattgtgctaaccacactatacctccattctggttgaatgatcgtccacctctgcttcggcacgtgGGGCCAGAAGCCAGCTGGGTCAGGGTCCTTCAACGGCTGtggcgccaaggattattattattattattattattattattattattattattatctatactaataataaatctagccgaaatttttctggtaattttcgattttccaaaaataattggttctaacatatacaattaaccaccctgaaaccgaaaatcgcttttttgaaatttttgtttgtatgtctgtatgtctgttaccttttcacgcgataatggctgaacggatttcgatgaaaattggaatataaattaagttcgttgtaacttagattttaggctatatggcattcaaaatacattatttaaaagtggggttataagggggcctgaattaaataaatcgaaatatctcgcttattattgatttttgtgaaaaatgttacataacaaaagtttctttaaaaataatttgcgataagttttattccttgaaaaattttgataggactgatatttaatgagataaaagagttttaaaattaaaataactgccatctaaggccatgtaatgaattaaaaaacaaatgacttcgtctataaggggccttggacagcaacaatcgaaagctatgaaagatagcctacagagaatgtttctgtgtttgtatgaaataatatcagaagctaaattaactgatttgtataatgaattattaattcaccattggaaagtgtagtttttctagctggacataatgctataatgttattacagtaccttctgagtgaatcgaggacaggtaagattaaaatagcttcttatgcacagaaaacttgataggctattctgtacattcgtttcctttatttcctaaactaatttttatgaccaaatgagtggtctctggatcaaaatgatcgcattttaattatgcaaatacaatttaaattaagtaacataataaacgatttatccttataccaaacacgaatgttccctggatcaaatgttctattttaattatgtaattactttatatttatttctgacgggtgcagcggagcgcacgggtatggctagttattactatttttatgatTCAGCTTACTGTTTTTCCTCCCATGCCTTTAGAAAGAACCCTGTTCTGCTGTTACCTGTTTCTAATTTAGATAATACACTGTGCTCCAAAAAGCCGTAGTGGAGTTTCAGaagattatattttttgaatgaatagaggtagaaatgtaatattggtgccagatgaaaataaaattctcaaagtttttcgtctgtaagtttgaggcactgtaagaaacaaaagacagtaaaggcccattcacaatgaaaattaaacataaccgtaacataaacacagaagtttgcgcccaggctaccaaacgGGATCATTCACAGTGATTCACagaagcattgacataaacattaccgtaagacgttaacatgaaagtttgcaaactccaaactttcatgcttatgcttacgtgatttgcaaacaggaCACAATCGTAGAGCACTgaaatatacgacagaatatgaggaaatggcgtcgtcgttatgtttccatggttactaagtatgtttgctgttatgtttatgttcccattgtgaatgatggtatgacttcttgattttaccgtaacatttatattatgtttaattttcattgtgaatgagccttaacaatcgaacaaatgcagtaattttcattgttccaattaattatacaagatggctgtctaaagaaaagtgcaatgtgttttgtggctggcaaaatttgaatTTGTGACTCGCTGAACAGCACAAGCCCAAAAAACTGTTCATTGAACATATCCACAGCAAACTCTTACCTTTTGTGTTGATCATCTGGGTGAAATGCATGTAACAATTGAAGTTTATAAGGAGTCAGATGAAGACGTTTCTTTAAAGCTCTATGAACTGTTACTGTAAGTCTTAATGTCAGGCACATTTATGAACTGATTTCTTTGGACTCTGAACAAATGCTCTTCAGATGGCTTCTGTCAtttcatgatttgtcaatagtcttcCACTATTTCCCCAACTGGCTTCCAGTCTCTTTTAACTGTCTATTCCAACGACGAATGTTATTCTCGTGTGGTGGTTCTTCGTTAAATATGCGACGAAATTCACTTTTTtttggacatccatcttgtattattaattgtaacaatgaaaattattgcatttgttcgattgttaccgtcttttgtttccttcagtgcctcagacttacagacgaaaaactttgagagatttattttcatctggcatcaatattacatttctgcccctattcattcaaaaaatataatcctcaGAAACCCACCATGACTTTTTGGACACAGTATATATGTATAACTCACGAAACTCCCTAATACCCTAATTTAACAGTGAATAAGTTTTCATGTGTCCACAGTGTTCACTGCACATGTGTGAAAAGGAAATTGGCAAAGGCTTGCTATCGAAGTGTGTCGTAGCTGAATGGAATAATGCTTGAAGCTTACCTTtcgaaattataaaatgtaattttttttattataaattaggtTTTTCTACGACCATACTGAAATTAAGTTATTATGCAATGATCATCTGTGTCGAAATGACATTCATTTTTTtacagatttcttatttcaataaataccaTTGATTTCGAGATGTTAAATGCTTTAATCAAATGTTTGATTTTGCAGATAGTAAAGTATTGGTCACTTTTACAGCTTCCACAGTTATTTCCATTTCATCAAAATTGCTTGAATCGGACattattcgataatttttatatttcagttaatgttaaaacttacaaaaaggaactatgatttcatttatttattttcgtacctACAGGAACTgcaaataaaaatcactggcatTCTTTTGTTTCCCACTATCTCAAATGTCACTGTTTTGTTTTCCACTATCTAAAACTATATTCATATTTCCATATTGTCAATATGAAGAAGTATGtatctaaacattaatttgaatttttaagtaattgattaactagcagatttactcttgttaattatgtaagtctgtgtggcttacagctgtttcggtgcttcttcacaccatcctcagagcctactagatctcggcgtcatctcgaacttctctgcctgttatgtgggtgtgtttgattgttgaaaggtgttgaaaagtggagtcaaatagtgtgcgtgtgtgtgtgcacGCGCGCgcgctgaaattgatctgtgtgttgagaatttgatcagggtgtgttttagtgtgtttgtatatttcgtattgttctagtgtgttgagtttctggttcttgggttgtatgtgtaggatttccatgtccgcatatCCGCcttaaaacacaccctgatcaaattctcaacacacagatcaatttcagtacacacacacactatttgactccacttttcaacacctttcaacaatcaaacgcaccaaCATgataggcagagaagttcgagatgacgccaagatctagtaggctctgaggatggtgtaatgaagcaccgaaacagctgtaagccgcacaaacttacataattaacacgagtaagtccgctagttaatcaattacttatattcaagtgttaaaagtagtgtatgcaagattcaaaatagtttaatttttaatgaattaattaatttttgtttaaccTTACTAAAGGTCGTAGAAAAACAGTTGTATGTAACTCTCATATAATGGCTATTAAGACACTCGTGCAGATTTTGATGCTCGCTCCACTCACGTCTAAACTGACTCCAGCACTCGTGTCTCAATAGCTGTTATCATCATCGCGTAAATAAGTATTGCATTGGTGTGGCTTCAGTGCTCTGTGGGAGCTGGGTGAATACTGCCACAAAAAGCAGCTGGAGTTGAAGGCATGCGGCCTGCAGGACCGATACAATGTTACGCCAGGATTGCTGGAGCCAAAACACAAAAAGAGAAAAGTTGACGATGATGTGACGGAGATGCGATGTGCCTTCCTGCGCAGCCTCTACACTTCAGATGTGGACCTGCCGAAGACGCGCCTGCTGTCTTGCGCCCGTAGCAGGGGCCTCAAGAACCCAGTGTACACCACACAACAGGAGGACAAGCTGTTCAGGTCCATTGTTACATTTGATGGCAAAAAATACAGCTCATCTTATTGGTAAGGCATCAGATATGGAGTcatttcaaagatttttcttGTACACTTGGTCAACCAAATATGATGGTACAGTGAAATGCCAGTATAACGAACTTGGGGGGGATTgctgtaattatttttgttatagtgaaatttcgttaaaccgaaaattgattaaatttgccTACAAATTGTGTCCCATATTATGGAATAATAGATACTGTACctgtatacttactggcttttaaggaacccggaggttcattgccgccttcacataagcccgccattggtccctatcctgagcaagattaatccattctctatcatcatatcccacctcccttaaatacattttaatattatcttcccatctacgtctcggcctccccaaaggtcttttactgTATATCCATATTTTATTGCAACTTCAATAAGAATTGGTACCATAATGATAATTATGCAATTCAACAACTGAATAGGCTTTaccgttctccaaccaggagatcaaccgtgaaaggaatgtgcttactattgcgtcatctattggaacgaagtatatatatataatattaccattataacgtcagtttaaaaaccatgcgctctcctccatatgttatttcctgtatggagagattaaaagaccaggagattaaccgtgatctaattttgtaactagagtagtatcaatatgtgtgatcaatgttatggtttgtgctgtgagagctagccaatagagataagagtacccacgtgtgtgaccttatgacatcaacattcattcacagcattatcccgcttcgtctcagtccccgaagactttctcgtggttggagtacagtacaatAGGCTTTACttcacttttcttctctcctttgtCTACTTCTTCAATGATTTTTCTTTTCTCGTCTAGCGAAAACTTCGTCTTTTCTGCTGTACTTGTTTCTTTAGTTCTTCCGTCAACAACGTTTAGGAACAAACTGCCTTCGAAAGTTCGATTTTATTAAACCgtttcatttaaatataaattcaaaccaCAACTATCGTGTCTTCGGAAGTGCATTCAGAAAACCCACTGAAACCAAGGGTGACCGATGCAATTGCTTGTATGTTGTAACTTGCATTAATGTTTCAGTAATAGTATTTTTGCAAGAAATTGTAATTCACTTGCAGGACAACTTTAAGCAGCAACTTTTAATATTGCAGGGAGAAAAACAAACGCCGAGCAGAGCAGGGAGCGGCTCTGGTGTGCTTGTGTGCACTCGGTATTGTGGATATCCGCACTTTGACTCATGACGGGAATGTGCATTGAGTAAGTATCCACTAGTTCTGATAGCTGAGCCTAGATGTAGCTTGCAAGCAGTATGAAAGTTATGTGACAGTTTGGCACAGTCTTGCCAGAATACATTCCAGCAGATTATTGGTCATTTCTAAATAAGAAATCCGTGCTCTTACAGAAGTGGAAATGTGCTGCTTCCTCTAGAACATCTCCCTGTGAACCAAATCTGTTTAAGAGCTGTAATGAATGTGTGAAAATTCAGAGGCAACATCTGCTGTAACTCAAGTAAGCATGTTAAATTGTGAAACTCTATCAAAGTAGCTGTTACTGGTATTGATTTGAGGACCCGTGATTTTGTCGCTGGTTTCGACTGTGACTTAGTTCGGAAATCACAGCTCTAAGAAATCATCATCTCCACTCGATATGTGACTCATAGTGATGATGGAGActgatatgtatatatacatgataTTTGCCACGAaagtcgtctgtagctgcatagaattggaatatatcagtcccctaactgcccattgtgcaactcaaaccaagaaatggattcggaacacctcaaaatctgtgcttcagtggctggccatgataatatctttgaaaaatattggagtgcaagaggtcaaatgactttattgtcaaacgcctggcattagaaaacaacaacatatatacaTGACAGCTCCAGACAACTGCAAGTCATAGTAACTCGAAGGACAACCTAACTGGGATCTGTTATTGTCCCACTGAAATGTTTAAGATCGGCAATACTGTGATACTCAAATTATGTCCACACGTTGATGAATGCACTCACTATATT is a window of Periplaneta americana isolate PAMFEO1 chromosome 12, P.americana_PAMFEO1_priV1, whole genome shotgun sequence DNA encoding:
- the Dus2 gene encoding tRNA-dihydrouridine(20) synthase [NAD(P)+]-like, giving the protein MATETCDMLSYTNKVILAPMVRSGTLPMRLLALDYGADIVYCEELIDWKLLRSIRRENEVLGTIDYIDTTDGTVVFRTCQREKTRVVFQIGTCDAERALRVAKMVEHDVAGIDVNMGCPKEFSVKGGMGSALLSDPDKAQNILRTLVQGVKVPVTCKIRILPELEDTLKLCKTLASCGIAAIAVHGRTKDERPRHANHNDVIKAVAHSLDIPVIANGGSKEIECYKDIAEFRKETGCTSVMLARAAQWNCSIFRPEGMLPLDEVIAAYLRYAVDYDNAPANTKYCVQNMLRDLQETPRGKKFLEAQTLQQMCALWELGEYCHKKQLELKACGLQDRYNVTPGLLEPKHKKRKVDDDVTEMRCAFLRSLYTSDVDLPKTRLLSCARSRGLKNPVYTTQQEDKLFRSIVTFDGKKYSSSYWEKNKRRAEQGAALVCLCALGIVDIRTLTHDGNVH